A window of Streptomyces sp. SAI-127 contains these coding sequences:
- a CDS encoding ABC transporter substrate-binding protein, whose translation MRSTSSTNRKPRSANRASAKTAAAALAAALALSLTACGGDDDKSSDTGATGGKETGTSLTLPKLNGQSLQVAAVWSGEEQANFKKVLAEFEKRTGAKVTFVPAQDPIVNFLGSKVAGGQPPDIAMLPQPGAIKQAVDKKWAKPLGSEAKAELAKNYSQGWQDIGKIGDTQYGVYYKAANKSLIWYNAKVFENAGATEPKTWDELLTTGQTVYDSGVTPFSVGGAEGWTLTDWFENIYLSQAGPEKYDQLAKHESKWTDPSVKDALTTLAQVWGKKDFVAGGAKGALQTDFPASVTQTFTGGDQPKAAMVYEGDFAQVNIQTAKAKVGTDAKVFPFPKVGDTAPVVSGGDAAVILKDSKASQALATFLASPDAATIQAKLGGYLSPNKSVDISVYPNPVQQKIAKALIDSGDDFRFDMSDQAPQAFGGTPGKGEWKALQDFLTNPKDIAGTQAKLEADAAAAYGN comes from the coding sequence ATGCGTAGCACGAGCAGCACCAACCGGAAGCCCAGGTCAGCGAACAGGGCTTCCGCGAAAACGGCGGCCGCCGCCCTCGCGGCAGCCCTCGCCCTGTCGCTCACCGCATGCGGCGGAGACGACGACAAGAGCAGTGACACGGGCGCGACAGGTGGCAAGGAGACGGGCACCAGCCTCACCCTGCCCAAGCTGAACGGCCAGAGCCTCCAGGTCGCCGCCGTCTGGAGCGGCGAGGAGCAGGCCAACTTCAAGAAAGTCCTGGCTGAGTTCGAGAAGCGCACCGGCGCCAAGGTGACCTTCGTGCCCGCCCAGGACCCGATCGTCAACTTCCTGGGGTCGAAGGTCGCGGGCGGCCAGCCGCCGGACATAGCGATGCTCCCGCAGCCCGGCGCGATCAAGCAGGCCGTGGACAAGAAGTGGGCCAAGCCCCTCGGCTCCGAGGCCAAGGCCGAGCTCGCGAAGAACTACTCGCAGGGCTGGCAGGACATCGGCAAGATCGGCGACACCCAGTACGGCGTCTACTACAAGGCCGCCAACAAGTCCCTGATCTGGTACAACGCCAAGGTCTTCGAGAACGCGGGCGCCACCGAGCCGAAGACCTGGGACGAACTGCTCACCACCGGCCAGACGGTCTACGACTCGGGTGTGACCCCGTTCTCCGTCGGCGGCGCCGAGGGCTGGACCCTGACGGACTGGTTCGAGAACATCTATCTCTCCCAGGCGGGCCCGGAGAAGTACGACCAGCTGGCCAAGCACGAGAGCAAGTGGACGGACCCGTCCGTGAAGGACGCGCTGACCACGCTGGCCCAGGTGTGGGGCAAGAAGGACTTTGTCGCGGGTGGTGCGAAGGGCGCGCTGCAGACGGACTTCCCGGCCTCGGTGACGCAGACCTTCACCGGCGGCGACCAGCCCAAGGCGGCGATGGTCTACGAGGGCGACTTCGCGCAGGTCAACATCCAGACGGCCAAGGCGAAGGTCGGCACGGACGCGAAGGTGTTCCCGTTCCCGAAGGTCGGTGACACCGCCCCCGTGGTCTCCGGCGGCGACGCGGCCGTGATCCTGAAGGACTCCAAGGCTTCGCAGGCGCTGGCGACCTTCCTGGCCTCGCCCGACGCGGCGACGATCCAGGCCAAGCTGGGCGGCTATCTCTCGCCGAACAAGAGCGTCGACATCTCGGTGTATCCGAACCCGGTGCAGCAGAAGATCGCCAAGGCGCTGATCGACTCCGGCGACGACTTCCGCTTCGACATGTCCGACCAGGCCCCGCAGGCCTTCGGCGGCACCCCCGGCAAGGGCGAGTGGAAGGCGCTCCAGGACTTCCTGACGAACCCGAAGGACATCGCGGGCACGCAGGCCAAGCTGGAGGCCGACGCGGCGGCCGCGTACGGGAACTGA